The stretch of DNA GCGACCCGCGGCTGAAAGACTTCGCGCAGACCTTGACCGCCGTCGACGGCAGCCTGCTGAAGAAGCTGCCGCAAATCACGCAGGCCTGTTTTGCCACCCGCAACGATCGCGGTTTTAAGCTGCACGCGCACTTTGAAATCCTCAAAGGCGTGCCTGTCAAATCGGCAGTCACCGACGCCAGCGGCCAAGGACCGGCCAATGAAAAAAACGTGTTGCGCAGCCAATTGGAACCGGATCGCTGCTACGTGATCGATCGCGGTTACGAACAATTTTCGCTGTTCAACGCGATCGTCGATGTCGGCAGCAGCTACGTTTGCCGCATCCGCAACGACCGCGCGTTTACGGCTGACGAGGTTCGCGAACTGGACGAGGAGGCGCGGGCGGCGGGCGTGTTGGAAGACGCCATCGGCCAACTCGGTTCGCCCAAATCGCGACGGATTGAGCATCCGCAGCATCGCGTGCGGCGGGTGGTGATTCGCGCCGAAACGCATCCCAAGCGAGGCGGACGCAAGCGGGCCGCTGCCACGCACGACGTCGTGCTGGTGACGAACTTGCTGGACGTGCCGGCGGAAATCATCGCGTTGATTTATCGCAGTCGCTGGATGATCGAATTGTACTTTCGGTTTTTGAAACATGTGCTGGGCTGCCGCAAGTTATTAAGCGACTGTGACAACGGAATCGAAATTCAAACGTACTGTGCGATCATCGCTTGCCTGCTGATCAGCCTAGTGACCGGCCGCAAGCCGACGCTGCGGACGTATGAAATGCTTTGTTATTACTTCCAAGGTTTGGCGGATGAAGAAGAACTACTGGCCCACATAAACCGTTTGCCGCCGCACGCCACGACAAGCGTCTAACCCCACTCGCTCCGCGACTCCCCGCAGATGACGAGCCGCTCAACGCTGCGCTGAGACAACTCCCCACCCCACCAACCGCAGCCCTTGCAGCCACGCCCTCCCCCAAAAAACAAGCAAACACACCGCCACCTTGCCATCACGCCCAACAATAGCAACAATCGAGCCGAACAGGATTGGGACAAGCCAGCAGTGGCACCCGGCTTGGGGGATCTCATGGTGAGGCAGCTGTCTCTGGTGATTCCGGCTCCGGATTTTGTGTCTCGGGATCGGAACTGGGCGGAGGGGCAACGGCGATTGTTTTAGGGCCCTCGAAGCGCTTCCAGAAGACGACGAGCAGGATCAGGCAACTGGCGGCTGCTATGGCGAAGAGTAGGGGGTAGTTGCCGTCGAATCCGTCGTCGAGTTTTCCCGCCAGGAGCAGCCCTAAGGGCATGCCGATTCCCAACGTCACAAAGGCCAGGAAGTTTTGCGCACTGGCTCGCAAGTCGTGGCGGCATTGGGAATCGATGTAGAGTTGCGCGACGATGATCATGAAGACATGGCAAATTCCGTGCAGCGCCAGTCCGACCAGGATCAACGAATAGGCTCCGCCTGAGATGGAAAACAGGCCGTAGCGTAGAAACCAAGCTCCGATGCCGACGGAGAAGGTGATCTTCATGCCCAGGCGTTTGAGAAATAATCCCAGCAAGAGCAGCGCGGGGAATTCGGAGATTTGCCCGATGAGCATTACCGCCGGGACCCATCCGTCCTCGATATCGCCGGTGGTCAAAAAGACGGGGACGACGAGGTTGTACATCGGAATCAGCAGCGCCATTAAAAAGCTGATGCCCATGAATAATCGGAAGTCGCGTGAACGGAACATCTTGAGCATTTCCAACGGCGCAATGCCGTCGCGCTTCGTTCGCTCAGGCGGGGTGTGTGGCAAGAAGATGCAAAAGCTGCTCAGGGCAAATGAGAGCATGGCGGCGATGGAAAAACAATCGGAGGGTTGCGGTGCGGGAAGCCAGTCGCAGGCGGCGGCGATCGCGCTGCGCGGTGCATCGATTTTTGGGAATTGCGACAACCAACTGCCGAATTCATCCTGCATCAGCCACAGCGATAGGAATAATCCGGTCGACATCCAGCCGACAGTGCCCCACACACGGACTTTACCAAATTGCGCGTCCGGGTCGGTCAGGTGGCGAAATGTCAACGAACTGGCCAAGGCCCAGGTGGGGATATAGGCCACGGAATAAATGCCGCTCATCACGAGTAACGTGACGAAATTGTCCCCGGTCTGTTTATACGTTTCGGCGGCATGTGGGAATCCGACGAGCGTCAGTCCGCCGATGAAATGGCTGACGGCGAGGTATTTTTCACTGGCCAGCCAACGGTCGGCGACCTGCCCGACCAGAAACGGGGCGACCCACAACCCCACAGCCGCCACGGCAAACAGCGAGGCCGTTTGGCTAGTTGAGAGTTGGATCGTCTGTTTCCAGTAGATGGGCAGATAGGTGAGCAACGTGCCGGAGATGCCCCACTCCAGCGCCCACAGCACGGAAAGCCGCCAGCGCAAGTGAAACCCCAACCGGCCGACCATGCGGTGTGACTCCGTGTGAAAGATGAATTGGGGCAGGAATTTTCTGCCCCCCGATGGTTTTCATGTGAACCGGCACTGGCGGACTAGCCGCCAGCGGCATCCGTTACCGGTTGCTAACCGACACTGAAGTCTATCACGGATTGGGTTCCAAGGCGGCGGCCCGGGCGACATCGGCTTCCATAACGTCCGGTTGGCCACTCCGAGGGGGATCGCGAAACATGACCGCAAACAGAACCATGATGACCCCGGCTGCGATGGCGGGACCGGTCCACAATTGTTGCCAATTCACAACAGCTGCTTCCCCTTCGCCGGTGGTGAAAAAGACTTCGACAGCACCGGCGACTTGTGCGCCGATCAGCATTCCCAGCCCCAATGTGAACAGAACGAGCATACCTTGTGCCTGGCTGCGGATCGCCTTGGGGGCGACGTTGTCGGTATAGATTTGTCCGGTGACGAAAAAGAAGTCGTAGCAAATCCCGTGTAGGACGATTCCGCCGATGAGCATCCAGACGACGCCATCATTGGCACCCAGTGCAAACAGTCCATAGCGAACCACCCAAGCCAGCATGCCGACCAGCAACATTTTTTTAACGCCCAGCTTCGAGAAGAAGAGCGGCATGATGAGCATGAAGATCACTTCCGACAATTGGCCAAACGACATTTTGAAAGCGGGATTCGCCAGTCCAGCGGTCGTAATGAATTTTGTCGCGAGCTGATAATAAAACGCGAGTGGAATGCAGATGAGAAACGAACTGATCATGAAGATCAGGTAGGAAGGTTGTTTCAACAGCACCAACGCGTCGACACCGAGCAACTCACGTACGGTGATTTTTTGACCCGCGGCCGGCGGCGGGGTGTGCGGCAAAAAGAAACTGTAGATGCCCATAGTAAACGATGCGCCGGCGGCAATCTGAAACGGCATGATGCCTGTGTCCCAGCCACCTCCACTGATGACAAATCCAGCGGCGATCCAGCCGAAGGTGCCGAACACGCGAATCAAGGGGAATTGTTTTTCCGAGTTGGTCATGTTTTGCATGGCGACGGAATTAGTCAGCGCCAGTGTGGGGAAATAGCAAAGCATATAACCAAACAAGGCGAGGTTGATCATCAATGGTGTTGCGGGGTTGGCTTCGTTCATGAGCGAGACGGCCAGCATCATGAATCCGCCGCCGGCGAGATGCATCACGCCCAGCACGCGCTCCGAGGCAAAAAAGCGGTCGGCGATCATGCCCACGAAGAAGGGGGAAATGATGCCGGCGATGGGACCGACGCTGTAGGTCCAGGCGATTTCTCCACCGGCAAAACCGATCTTACCCAAATACAAATAGGCGGTGACGTACCAGGAACCCCAAATAAAGAATTGCAGGAACATCATTGCCGAAAGACGTGCACCGACCAGGGCGTGCATGTGGATATCCTCGTATGTAGATCTAGTAGAGTCCGGGTATGGCGTCTCGCTCGGCCCGATACCTTTGCCGAAGTGCGCATCTTGCCACATAGATTCGCAGGACATAGAGCGCATTGCGGGACCGATGTTCAGATCATGTCGATCCTACGGCCATCAAGCAAGCATGAATCGCAATTCGTCGCGAAAAAAATCGCGTGAATCTTGCTAGGTGGGGAGCGTGAGCGGAGTCGCGATTCAGCGGACTTTACCGGCTGGTTCACTAGCCAGGACGGCGGGAACGCGCATGAGACCTACGGGTTGGCCGTTACGGCCACCGCGATAGTCAAAGCCACGGTCCTGACCATTGAGTTGCCAGCGGACTTGGAATTCGTCTGTTTCGGCATTGTAGGCGGTCTGTCCCGCGACAATGTCCGCCTGGGGGCCGGTCAAGCTGAACAGCGTGACGTAGAGTACCTGTTTGCCGTGGGTTCGCAGTTCGACCGCAATATTGGGAGTCATTTCATTTGCAGCCAAACTGGTCCAACCTTGCAGTCGCGGCGTGGTTTGTCCTTTGATGAGCTGCATCTCCAAGCCATCGCCGGGGGCCAGCGGAAGGACATTGAGCGCGGTCTCGGATTCGGGTAGCGCGGCGGAAATGCCTCGTCCGGAAATCGGGTGGAAGTTTAAGTCCGGGTCGAAGTGAAAGCATTGTGCGAAATCGTGTGACTGTGGCGAGGTGAGGCGATCGATGACCGCCAGCCATTGACCGGGGCGAAGCACCAAGATGCGGCGCTGGTATGTGTCGAAGTCCTGGGTGCGGTCGACGGCCGCTTCGACAAAATAGGCCCCATCGAACTCGCCGCCGGCCACGATGGCCGATCCAAACGCGTCTTTGCGTTCGCGACTGTAGTCGCGTCCGTCGATTTCGACCGTGTTATGCGCTCGGGTGCTTTCGACGTATCGGCGATGCGGGTGATCATATTTGTAGGAAAACCGCCCGCTATCGATCAACAACGTCCGTCCCAACTCCGACCACTCAAAGGTCAAATCGTCGGCGTGTTTGTGTGTTCCCGAATGAAACGCGGCGGAGAAATGCAGATAGGAGGCTTCCCGCCAGGGGCGATGGTCCCAGGCATCGCGAAACATGGCGTAGCCCGACTTGGGAAAGATGCGATAGTTTTCCGCCGGCGGAACGCCCTGGGTTCCCTGGCTGATGAGGTATTGCAGTTGAGGGTCATCGGGATACAGGATGCGGTCGACGGTCGGTGTGCGGTCACTGTCGCCGGCGCGGCATAGATCGCCGTTGGGGTGTGACATCCAGACAATGTTTTTTCTGGCGCGGTGGAATAGGTCCAGCAGATTCTGATCCTCGATCAAATCTTGCTCTTCCAACAAGCCGAGCGTATTGACCAAGGCGAGATGATAAAACGGCGAATGTTCGCGGTGGATGCCTTCTTCGGTGAAATGCTCGTGAAGCATTTTTTGAAGTCCGGCATTGGCGAACCGATGGAACTCACCAGCGCCATTGAGTTGTGGAACCGCTTTGGCCATGGCGAGTAAACCGACCAATTGATAAAACCCGTGATTGGTCGTCCAGGTGATTTGCTCGGGGTCAATTAATTTCAGCCCATGCAGCCGCGCAGCAATGAATAATTCCAGCAGACGGTTGTCGTCGAGCAGGTTTTTGCGAAGGTTGGCGTCGATGAGTTTGCCCAAAAAAGCGGCGCGGCGTCCGATGGCCATATCGTACCAAGCGAGCGGATTTTCGGATTCGTTGAGGACGTGCTGTTCGATCCAGTCGAGGGCGATTCGATTGGCCATGACCAGGTAGTGGTCGCGGCCGGTTTGGTCGTAGGCCAGTAGCAACGGCTCAAGAGGATGCCAAGAGTTCAACCACATCCGCCAACTCGTGTCGTGATGCGGATCAGCGGCCCAATCCATGGGCGTTGCCAGTGAGTACGGCGCCCGTCGCCCGATTTTCCAACCTTCGCGGATCGTGCGGTCGGCGACTCTCACGATTTTCTGGGGGGACATCCGTGACAAGCCATGCGGCAACACCGGCCGTTCCGGGTGCTGGGCCTGGATTTGGCGGATTTCAGTGAGCGCTGCACTCCAGTCGTGTTGAGCAACCGCGTCGCCTACGGGCGGGCGTTGTGGCTGCGCGGTCTCTAGTAATTTGCGCAGCGCGTCGGTCTGTATTGTGGGGGATGTCGCGGTGATGTCGCGGGGGAGGCGTTTGGCAAACTCGGCGAATCTTTGCGCAGCGTTGGCTTTGTCATTGGTCTGCCGGGACAGAAAAATGATGACGAATACGCCAACGATCATCACCGTCACAGCGGCTACGGTTCGATAACGACGGATGCATCCTTGCATGTTGGTCGATCCTGATTGCGTCACATACGTTAGCGTGTGGTTGCGCCTGGTTTTTCGGCGGTCATGGCTGGGGGGCTGAGGAGTTTGAGCGAAATACCTGATTCGCCTTCGTGCAAATCAAAACCCTGGAACGCTCCGTTTGCCTGCCAGCGGACTTGGAGGTTGTGCGGATCTTGATCATCGGGGAGCTGAACAGGCTGTAGATTCGCCTGCGGCCCGGTCAGCGCGAGTACGGTGATATACCGCACGTCGTTGCCGCTTGTGCGGAGCTCCAGGGCGTAGTTGGGGGTCATACGGTTGGCGGCCAGACTGGTCCAGCCTTGCATCCGCGGTTCGGTTTGGCCGCGGATCAGCGTGGCAGTCACCGCATCGCTGGGGGAAAGTGAAAGCACGTTGAGCACGGTCTTGCTGTTTGGCAAACGCGCGGCAACGCCTCCGGGGGAGGTGTGATGAAACATCAGTTCCGGGCCGAAGTGAAAACATTGCGCGAAATCGTGTGACTCTGGCGACGTGAGATGGTCGATGACGACCAACCAACGACCGGGGTGAAACACGAGGGTGCGTTTGTGGTGAGTTTTAAAGAATCGCGTGCGATTGACTTCGGCGGTGACGAAGTAGGCCCCATCGCTTTCGCCGCCTGCGACGATCGCTGAGCCAAAGGCATCGTTTGTATAACGGCTGAAATTCCGGCCGTCGATTTCCACCGTATTGTGGGCCCGCGTGCTTTCAACGTATTGACGATTTGGATGATCGTATTTGTAGGAATAGCGACCACTGTCAATCAGTAGGCTGCGGCCCTGTTCGGACCATTCGAAGGTAAAATCATCGGCATGTTTGTGCGTCCGAGAATGAAAGGCGGCAGAGAAAAATAGATAGGGGGCTTCGCGCCAGGGCCGGTGCTCCCAAGACCCGCGGAAGACGGCGTATCCCGACTCCTTGAAGATCTGGTGATTGGTTGGCGGTTGGGTTCCTGATTTCCCTTTACTGAGGACGTATTGCAACTGGGGATCGTCTGCATACATGATGCGCGCGGCAGCTTGGGTTTGGTCGCCGTCCCCGGCGCGAATCAAGTCGCCATGGGGATGGCACATCCAAACTATGTTGCGTCTGGCGAGTTGGAATAATTTTAATGTCTCGTCATCGTCGATCAGCCCGCGTTCGATGAGCAAGCCGAGCGTATTGATTAAGGCGACGTGATAAAACGGCGAGTGTTCGAGGTGTATGCCTTCATCGCTGAAATGCTGGCTGATCAGTTTGCACAGCCCTTGTTTGGCAAACGGCTTGAATTCTTGCACGCCACTTAATTCGGGCGTCGACATGCCCAGCGAGAGGAGTCCGACCAGTTGATAAATTCCGTGATTGGAATGCCAGGCGATTTTGTCCTCGCCGTGCAATTCGGTAGCGTGTCGGCGGGCGGCTGTGAACAGTAGCAATAAACGTTCGTTGCTCAACACATCGGTGCGGAGGTTGGCATCGATCAGTTTTCCTAATAACAACGCACGGCGGCCGATGGCCATGTCGTACCAAGTGAAAGCATTGCTGTTCTCTGCGACGATGTGTTGGTCGATCCAATCCAGAGCGATGCCGTTGGCGAATTTCAGATAGCGCTTGTCGCCCGATTCGTCATAGGCGGCTAAAATCGGTTCGAGAACGCGCCAGGCGTTGAGCCACATCCGCCAGCCCCGGTCGTTGTGCGGGTTTGCGGCCCAGTCGATGGGTATGGCGACGGGGTAGGGCTCACGTTTGCCGAATCGCCATCCGCCTTGAATCACGCCGTCGGCGACGGTGATGATTTTTTCCGGGTCTCTCGGAGCCAGTCCGTGTGGAAAAACGGGTCGCTCCGGCGCCTGTTGGTGTAATTCCCGAATCCGCGCAACGGCTGCATCCAGTCCGTCACGCTCGGCGATTTCAACAATCTCTTGCAGGGGAGGCTGTGTCGTATCGAGTACTTGGGACAATTGTTTGGCGAGAACCTGATTGGGTGTTTCCGTTTTGTCCGCGGATTTTGATGCGGCAGTATCGCGTCCCTGGGTGGTCGCCGGAACCTCACCGCTGGTCTGGTTGTGGACAAAGAAAACAACAGCGCCAACCAAAACGGCCAGTCTTGCTATTGCGAGGCTGTTGAGTGTGTTGTGTTGAGTGATGCGCTTGGACATGACCGTCAGTTCTTTACGAGGGACTACTGGTGGCGGCGTTTTGCGTGCGGCGTTCAACGTACAATGGCGCCAGGCGCCCGGTTGGCTAGGGGAGGGCGGCTGAGCAGCGTCAGTTTTCCACCCGACTTCAAACGGCGAAAATCAAAGCCCGCTTCGCCATCGGGCAATTGCCAGCGGACGTGGATCGTGTCGGTTTTTTCGTGCAGCTGTGTGTTTCCCGGACGGAGATTGGCGCGGGGATCGCCCAGCCAGAGCAGCGTGATAAAAGTTGCGTTGCGTCCGCGAGTCGTGAAGCCGGCGGCGTGATTCGGGATTAGTTCGCCGTAGTCCAAACTCGTCCAGCCCTGCAGACGTGGTTGGTGCTGACCGCGTATAAGGGTTTGCCGGAGCGTGGATTGACCGTACAGGGGGATAACTTGGAGTGACTTGTCTTGGACCGTTAATGGGGCAGTAAAACCAGTGGAGGCTTCGCTGACCTTTAGCTCGGGAGCGAAGTGGAACCATTGCGTGAACTGATGGGAATCGGGCGAGCGAAGTTGATCGATCACTGCCAACCACTGCCCCGGTTGAAAAACGAGTATGCGGCGATGCTTGGTCTTGAAGAAACGTTTGCGGTCGACCTCGGCCTCGACAAAGTAGGCGCCGTCGGCGGTTCCGCCCGCGGTGATCGCCGAACCGAACGCATCGAGCCGATAACGGCTGAAGTCCTGGCCATCGATTTCCACAGTGTTGTGCGCGCGGGTGCTCATGACATATTGCCGCTGCGGGGATTTTTTGTCGTAGCGAAATTTCCCGCTATCGATGAGCAGTTCCTGCCCTAAGTCAGCCCACTCAAACGTGAAGTCGTCCGCTTGTTTGTGGGTCCGACTATGAAAACCGGCAGCAAAGAACAGATAGGAACCGTCCGTGTGTGGCGTTTGTTGCCAGTCGCTGCGAAAGGTGGCGTAACCTGATTTTTGATAAATCTGAAACGCTGTCTCGGGAGGCACGCCCCGTTGGCCGTGGCTGAGCACGAACTCGAGTTGCGGCGAGAGCGGGAAGAGGATCCGCTCGGCGGCTTGATTGGTATCGCCGTCACCGACGCGTGAAAGGTTTCCGTTGGGGTGCACGTAACTGATGATGTTGGCGCTGGCGGACGTAAATAGCTTTTGCAGCTGGGCATCGGCCATCAATCCGGTCTCCAGCAGATGCCAAAGGAAGTTTACGAGTTCAACGTGGTAGACCGGCGAATGTTCTTTGTGGATGCCTTCGGCGGTGAAATGTTTGTTGAAGAGTTTTTTGAGGCTTGTTTGTGCAAATGTGTGGCCGGCTGTCGCTCCGGACAATTCAGGAACAGCGCGAGTCAATGCGAGCAAGCCGGCGAGTTGCGCTAAGCCGTGGTTGCTGTGCCAGGCAATTTGCGATGCATCGGAGAGGTATTGCACATGGATGCGGGCGGCAACGAGCAGTTGGATTAGGTCAGCGTCTGTTATTTGAACGGCTGGATCGCCTAAGGCTGCATCGAGGATTTTTGCCAATTGCGCCGCACGGCGACCGGCGGCCATGTCGTACCAGGCAAAATTATGTTGTTTCGCATCGGTAATATGTTGTCGAGCCCAGTCGACGGCGATGCGTACAGGAAAGGCGAGGTAAGCGGGATCGTTTTTGCGTTCGTACAACAACAGGTGCGGATCGAGAAAATGCCAGGCATTCAGCTGGAACCGCCATCCGCGATCATGAAACGGGTCGGCTTGCCAGTGAATGGGAAAGGACAGCGCGTACGGTGGATACTCTTTGAATGAGAAACCGTGTGCCACGCAAGCGGTTGCCAGGGTGTCGAGATGTTCAGTCGAATCGTTGAGCGTCTCTTGCGGGAAGACTTGAAGAAAACGTTGCCGCGGTCGTTGGCGATGCCGTGCGCGGAGTTGGTCCAATGCGGCGGCGACGCGATTCAAATCCGTTGCGCGAAAGATTGGTGCCAAATCTTTATTTTGAGTGTCGAGGACGTGATGCAACAGCCGTGCATTAGCGCGGTCGGCGGGGCCGGCTTTTACGATCCGGCGGTAGGACGCGAGTTCGTCGGCGACAATGGCGGGCGGATTCTCAGCGGCGACCGCTTCTTGAACGAAGTGCCCAGGTGTTGCCGGCAGCGGCACAATGATCCATGCCGCCATCAGCAGCAGGAGAGCGCAATCGCGGCTGGACCTGCTCGAGATGTTAGAAATGGCAATCAACGTCTATTGTGATTTCGGAGGATATTTGGCGGAGAGTTTGCTGCCGCGAAGTGTGTGAGCGACGTGGCGGAGCAAGCGATAGGTCTTACCAACGGCACGATAGAAGGGGGAGTTCAGTAGGTCGAGGACCTCTTGAGCGGTCGTTTCGTCCATGGGACGGGACATCGGAAGTCGCTCCGCTGTCGCGCGCAAGAAGGCATCGTTGTGTTTGATTTCTTTGGTCGAGGTCGGCGCGTCAGATTTTGTGGGTGTGTGTTTATTCAAAATGACGTCGAAAAATTCCGTGGTCAGATCAAACTTGGGATAGCGCGACAACAGGTCGTTGAAGCGATCATAGAGAGTCTGGTCCAGGGGCCGCTGCGTGAGGTGCTCCCAAATGACGGTGAAACCTAACATCTCGAAGTAGTGCAGATATTGCGCGTAGGTGAGTGTATTGACCCAAGCGGGGCCTAATGGCTCTTGTCCCAACTGTTCGTAGAATTCGTAGAAGACCGAATCATCGAACAACAGGTGCGACCAAGGGAAAAAGACTTCGCGGTAGCGGTGCGAGGCGGTCGCGCCGCGGTGCAGGTTGGCCCGTAGATAGAATTTCCCACCGTCGACGAGCAGGTCACGGCAGGTTTGCAGGAGTGTATACGGGTGCTGGACGTGCTCCCAGACGACCAGCGAGACGATTCGGTCGAATGACTCGGGAGCTAAGTCGTGTCCTTCAGAGATGTCGGCATTGATGTACCGCAGGTTTTCACAGTCGAGATCTTTCCACGCACTTCGCACCTCAATGTCGACCCCGACGACGTCGCATTCATATTCCGTTGCGAGCACGTGCGAAAGGTACCCGTGGCCGCAGCCGACTTCTAAAACGCGTTGTCCCCGCATGCCGATCCGTTTATCGAGCTTTTCCGCCCAACGCCGGGCGCCATCTAATCGCGAAGAATCGGCCTTGGGCCGCGGCGCGGGGATGATTGGTTTGTCCTTGTATTCTTCATTGAGCTGTTGAAACAGTTCGAGGTTGAACTGTCGGATGCCCGGCTGGGGATTGAAGTTCCGCCCGATCGTTTGTTGCTCGGCCACAGCTGTCATTCTGAGATTCCCTTTAGGTTCGCAGAGCCGCCGAGAGGCAGCACTGGGTGGTATGCGGCACGGTGACAAGGCATTTCGTGCGGTCCGGCCAATGGAAAAACCGAATCCGCAGTGCGGAGTCGCCATTCGCCGGCAAAATGAGCAAAAAACGGCGGCGGAGTATGCCAGCGACCCCGTTTTGAGTCAATCCCGCTTAGGTTGGCGCGGTGGTTTTATGCGGGGACTCGTTATTTCAAATCTGGCCTTGCCTTGATTCAACAACCCGTATAAATTCCCCGCCGCTTTATCTTGGATTGACGACCGGTTCAACGCATGGATGGGTTGAGATTAACTGCCGGTCGCCGGGATCGAAGCGTCCACATCGCAAAAAAACTAATTTCGCGTGCTCATGCACGAGGTCCTTAAGGGGAAGGGATGCCTCTTTGAACCGTCTTCGCCCACTGCTTATCGTCGGGACGCGCCCCGAAGCCATCAAGATGAGTCCCGTCATTAAGGAGTGTCGGGATCGCCCCCGCGAAATCGATGCGATCGTCTGTTCCACCGGACAGCATCGTGAAATGCTCCAACAGGTGGCAGACTACTTTGAAATCAAAATTGATCTCGACCTGGGATTGATGCGGCCCAATCAAACGTTGGCCGGATTAACAGCGCGGTGTCTGACCGGGCTGGAAGATGCGATCAACAAATACAATCCCGACTGCGTGGTCGCTCAGGGCGATACCACAACGGTGATGGCGGCCTCCTTAGCGGCGTTTTATCACCGGATTCCCTTTGTGCATGTTGAAGCTGGTCTACGGACGGGCGATCTTCAAGCGCCGTGGCCGGAAGAGATGAACCGCCGCGTGGCGGGGATTGTCGCCGATTTGCATTGTGCCCCCACGCAGCGTGCCGCCGATGCTCTGTTGAGCGAAGGGACGCGGCCTGACATTGTGCAGGTGAGTGGAAACACAGTCATCGACGCTTTGTTGTGGACCGTCGCTCGCGAGCGCAACAACGCCGAGCAATGGGAAGAGAAATACGCATTTTTACAAGACCGGCGAATGGTGCTGATCACCGGTCATCGTCGCGAAAACTTTGGCGGCGGATTTGAAAACATTTGCCAAGCGATCTCGACCTTGGCGGCTGATTTCCCTGAGACG from Symmachiella dynata encodes:
- a CDS encoding class I SAM-dependent methyltransferase, yielding MTAVAEQQTIGRNFNPQPGIRQFNLELFQQLNEEYKDKPIIPAPRPKADSSRLDGARRWAEKLDKRIGMRGQRVLEVGCGHGYLSHVLATEYECDVVGVDIEVRSAWKDLDCENLRYINADISEGHDLAPESFDRIVSLVVWEHVQHPYTLLQTCRDLLVDGGKFYLRANLHRGATASHRYREVFFPWSHLLFDDSVFYEFYEQLGQEPLGPAWVNTLTYAQYLHYFEMLGFTVIWEHLTQRPLDQTLYDRFNDLLSRYPKFDLTTEFFDVILNKHTPTKSDAPTSTKEIKHNDAFLRATAERLPMSRPMDETTAQEVLDLLNSPFYRAVGKTYRLLRHVAHTLRGSKLSAKYPPKSQ
- the wecB gene encoding non-hydrolyzing UDP-N-acetylglucosamine 2-epimerase, with the protein product MNRLRPLLIVGTRPEAIKMSPVIKECRDRPREIDAIVCSTGQHREMLQQVADYFEIKIDLDLGLMRPNQTLAGLTARCLTGLEDAINKYNPDCVVAQGDTTTVMAASLAAFYHRIPFVHVEAGLRTGDLQAPWPEEMNRRVAGIVADLHCAPTQRAADALLSEGTRPDIVQVSGNTVIDALLWTVARERNNAEQWEEKYAFLQDRRMVLITGHRRENFGGGFENICQAISTLAADFPETDFVYPVHLNPNVQAPVKSVLGALSNVHLVAPAPYPEFVWLMDRSSVILTDSGGVQEEAPSLKKPVLVMRDTTERPEAVESGAVELVGTSIEAITQGVSTLLSDAAEYSKRQIDDNPYGDGRAARRIVDGMLAMSWQSTQTLRRAG
- a CDS encoding alginate lyase family protein, which gives rise to MAAWIIVPLPATPGHFVQEAVAAENPPAIVADELASYRRIVKAGPADRANARLLHHVLDTQNKDLAPIFRATDLNRVAAALDQLRARHRQRPRQRFLQVFPQETLNDSTEHLDTLATACVAHGFSFKEYPPYALSFPIHWQADPFHDRGWRFQLNAWHFLDPHLLLYERKNDPAYLAFPVRIAVDWARQHITDAKQHNFAWYDMAAGRRAAQLAKILDAALGDPAVQITDADLIQLLVAARIHVQYLSDASQIAWHSNHGLAQLAGLLALTRAVPELSGATAGHTFAQTSLKKLFNKHFTAEGIHKEHSPVYHVELVNFLWHLLETGLMADAQLQKLFTSASANIISYVHPNGNLSRVGDGDTNQAAERILFPLSPQLEFVLSHGQRGVPPETAFQIYQKSGYATFRSDWQQTPHTDGSYLFFAAGFHSRTHKQADDFTFEWADLGQELLIDSGKFRYDKKSPQRQYVMSTRAHNTVEIDGQDFSRYRLDAFGSAITAGGTADGAYFVEAEVDRKRFFKTKHRRILVFQPGQWLAVIDQLRSPDSHQFTQWFHFAPELKVSEASTGFTAPLTVQDKSLQVIPLYGQSTLRQTLIRGQHQPRLQGWTSLDYGELIPNHAAGFTTRGRNATFITLLWLGDPRANLRPGNTQLHEKTDTIHVRWQLPDGEAGFDFRRLKSGGKLTLLSRPPLANRAPGAIVR